From the genome of Solidesulfovibrio carbinolicus, one region includes:
- a CDS encoding helix-turn-helix domain-containing protein, whose amino-acid sequence MENLEKALGDRIKTLRKLRGWTQENLAEQAKVSVQHVGEIERGDGNPTLQSLERLSKGLGVTVSQLLAVEEPEQERELLQEQVIDVVKEMPTTELKLLQSVINLTKRLSLRVK is encoded by the coding sequence ATGGAAAATTTGGAAAAAGCTCTTGGCGATCGAATAAAGACTTTAAGAAAACTGCGCGGTTGGACCCAGGAAAATTTGGCCGAGCAGGCCAAAGTTTCCGTCCAGCATGTGGGCGAGATCGAACGGGGTGATGGAAACCCCACTCTTCAGAGTCTGGAGCGACTCTCCAAAGGATTGGGCGTGACCGTTTCGCAGCTGCTGGCCGTGGAGGAACCGGAGCAGGAAAGGGAGCTGCTCCAGGAGCAAGTCATTGACGTGGTGAAGGAAATGCCCACAACAGAACTGAAGCTGTTGCAGAGCGTGATTAACCTAACGAAAAGATTATCTTTACGAGTCAAATAG